The Chitinivibrionales bacterium DNA segment AGACAGCATATTTTCGAGTATATTGAATCTTTTTATAACCGTCAGCGATTGCATTCGACTCTGGGATATAAAAGTCCGGTTGAGTTCGAAAACGTATCTTTGACACCTTAAATTAGTGTCCACAGTTTCGGGGCAAGATCACCGCCTTCGGCGTCCTCCGCTACCCCCTCTTGGGTGGCCGCCTTGACAAAACAGATGCTAGACCATGCATTGTTGTGGCGGCACCCACGTGGAGCAGTTGAGAAGAAAAAGCGTTGAAGAGTTGAAAAATTGTGAAAGAGTCTTTGGTTGATGATTATT contains these protein-coding regions:
- a CDS encoding IS3 family transposase; translation: RQHIFEYIESFYNRQRLHSTLGYKSPVEFENVSLTP